The window ATGGGCATTTACCCGTCATGGACTAATACCCTATTAGTCACTATTCAGGGCTACAATCTTCTCAATGGCCTTAATAGGACATCTAAACAAACACTTGatgctaaaaataaaaccataccAAAAACAAAACGTGTGAATGAGTAGCATTGTCTAGCAATCTGAAATGGAGACTGAACAAAAACTCAAAAACTTTCTGTCCATAAATGTAACTTGGAAACTCAAGAgtttataataaaaagaaataaacaaatcacactcAACGTTCTTTTGAGACAAATAAGATTAGCTTGAATAAGAGAAATTTGCTAGGATCCCTTATGAATATTAGCCCTTAAGAATATTAGCCATTTGTTACCTATCTGTGAACGTGTATTAACAAATAAAGCTAGATAAGAAacattaaaggaaaaagaaCGACTCATTCTTGGCTCGATAGAAATATATACTGAGATTAATTAGGAAAATATGAATCCCTGTTTATGACATAAACATTTGTAAGCATCTAGTGTTAAAACAAATTAAGGCTAGTTAGCAAAGGAGCCAGTTAGTCAGAATCAGActattttctgttttaaaaaggGTCATACATTCATAGACCACATCTACAAAGTACCTGAAGtgcaaaaaaatacaatataattgAGTTATTCGATTTATTTAGGACATTATACTCAGCCTGCTGATTCTaatgaatggttaaaaaaaaaacatagcatCAGGCTTTTGTAGTCTGTACAATGTAGGTTTAGGTCTATATCACTCAGCCTATAGCTGATGCAAATAGGCCTTTGAAAATAGCTTGGAATAGGCTGGTATAAGGCTAAAATAAATCCCTGCCATCAGTATTCTCCAAATGATCTTGGCATGCAATTGTGTTTAGTTTCGAAGTGTAAATCCCCTTTTTGTCGCCATAATATATGGCTTTAGTGGCCTGTCTTAAGCCTTTTTTCAGTTAGTTCATTACTACACAATTACCGTGCACGCTTCATTAGCGCTTTGTATCCTCCACCGGAGGAGACTGAATAGCTACTCGGCCTTTTTTACCATACCAATGCTTTTGGGGAGCCCAGCAAATGTGCTAATTAGTTGCCTCGTTCCACTCAAATGGATCCCCTTCAATAAAGTTAGAGCAGGAAGAATTGACTTTGTATAcatctgcctgtctctatctgATGGACTCAATGATGCCTCTTTTTTAACAGCTTCAAACTCGGTGGTTCCTATACCGGGAACCTTCTCGTGGCCACTTTCAGCAAGGGGAAAGCCGAGGAGAGGTATGCTGAGGCGGGCCGTGTTTTCAGACGTGCAGCGCAAAGCTTTGGAGAAAATGTTTCAGAAGCAGAAGTACATCAGCAAACCAGAAAGGAAGAAGCTAGCCACAAAACTTGGCCTGAAAGACTCTCAGGTAGGTCCTACATGAGATAAACGCTCACAAGCTAGAAGGTGTTTCCAATTCTCTGAAATGTTTGAGGCAAATCTAAAATCCTTCGTATTTTGTTGACTAGGTAAAAATATGGTTCCAAAACCGAAGAATGAAATGGCGGAATTCCAAAGAGAGGGAACTTTTGTCTTCAGGTGGCTGTCGAGAACAAACTCTGCCAACGAAGACGAACCCTAACCCAGATCTCAGCGACGTTGGGATAAAGTACGAGAGTCTCGACAGAGACAGCCCAGATGGTGCCTTCTACCATCCTCACATAGGCAAAGATTTGGAAAACGGTTCCGATTCACTCTTTACATCTCCATCACACTCCAGCAAGAACTCAGACTCATCAGATGATGAAGAAATCACCGTATCAtagcaatacaaaaaaaaaccaacaacaacaaaaaaacccagactGAGATATGTGTTGAATTAATCCTGAAATGGAATACAGCCTACAAGGGGGGCTAGACTGAATCAACCTGAGAGACATTCAACCCCTGTAGATACGTTTTGGCACCGATGAACAGAtagctaaataaatgtcatgcATCAACATTAAGatttattaatatgtttaaaatgttaaagtgaAACAACCATGAGAGATGTTTTTGCTGATTCGACAGAATCATTTTTTCATTCTTGGCTTAATTTGCAATGCAGTTTATCGATTAGGATTTGCATTTGTCCCGTACGTTTAAGATCTTGTACAGGATGTGATTAGATGACAATGAGATGACTTAGAAAAATTTGTTTAATGCAAAGTGAATCAGAGACATATCCACGTTACCAATGAGCAGCTATTAATTAGctacatctttacattatatggaaaaaaaagaaaacaaaaaatgatgAATATACATGAAACATTCAGGCTACTAATTTAATGGCCTTTAATGAGGCTGCGTTTTTTGCAGCCGTAACATTTTGTATACTATTTTGTATGAAgatatttggaatattttgtATGGAACGTTTTATAGCCGAACAAGATTCATTCCTttcctgctgatttttttttttttcctgtttagaTTTTCCATGTTGAATCTAAACTATGTAGATGCTAAATGTATAACTTAAAAGTCATGTGTGTTTAAGTTTGTAAGGATGAAATGTATATACTTggggaaaaatatttttgcatattaAAATCCAAAGggaatgagttttttttttcttgaacatCTCTCAAATCACTTCAAGAGCACatgcatccatctatccatgttctataccgcttatgctactgggtcgcgggggaacctggagcctatcccagcgagcggggtacaccctgggcgGGGTGCCAATatattgcagggcacactcacatacacattcacacacacattcatacactatggacactttggacatgccaatcagcctaccattcatgtctttggactgggggaggaaaccagagtacccggaggaaacccccgcagcacggggagaacatgcaaactctgcacacacagggcagcgacGGAAACCGAACtaccaaccctggaggtgtgaggcgaaatTGTTGAATATATTTTTGAGCAAATAGGCAAAAAATacgtaaatataaaataaacttgaAATTATAGGCAAATATAAATGAGAAGTTTGAGTCAAATTAGGCTTGGGCCaaaatttttttagtaaaatattttaatcaaatagTCCTAATTCCTTTGCCAATACAGTGGAGGTCATAAGTgtacatatgccttgcagaatctgcaaaatgtttttttttttttttttaaaagaaggcggctcataaaaattgcattttgtttttttatttaatactgcaCTGAATAAACTATCTCATATaacagatatttatatatagtctACAGGACCCAATAATAACTactaatttacacaaatgaaccagttcaaaagtttacataccttggattcttaataatgtgttgttacctggatgatcagtgactgttttttttattttgtgatagttgttcatgagtcccttgtttgtcctgcgcagttaaactacccactgctcatcagaaaaatcctccaggtcctgcacattctttgcgtttccagcatcttctgcatatttgacccctttccaacagcagttatatgatgttgagatccgtcttttcacactaaggacaaccgagggactcgtTCACAagtattacaaaaggtgcaaacatccACTGATGCATTAAGAGctagggggtgtaaacttttgaacaggatgatcggtgtaaattgttaattgttcaaaagtttacaccccctggctctaaatgtagtgtgttgccttcttgagcatgaGCATGACCTCATCTGTAGATCTACATGGCTCTTCACCTGGCCTGGGCATGAGGCAACTTCCCTGGTTAGTCAGATGTGAAACATTTGAAAGACCTTCATGTTtcat is drawn from Ictalurus furcatus strain D&B chromosome 8, Billie_1.0, whole genome shotgun sequence and contains these coding sequences:
- the dbx1b gene encoding homeobox protein DBX1-B gives rise to the protein MLPGVIAPPAMYPNLLSLPRTLRSAFTSPSSFRVEDLLRIGRETFPPPLPSPASPNSHETARASSGIDRSSSPPQTTAINTTTTTHTHTHSHTHTEPGYLKFGVNAILAPDTRNASSPPALHGISPKHFPFPYFDASFHPFIRAAYFPASNSVVPIPGTFSWPLSARGKPRRGMLRRAVFSDVQRKALEKMFQKQKYISKPERKKLATKLGLKDSQVKIWFQNRRMKWRNSKERELLSSGGCREQTLPTKTNPNPDLSDVGIKYESLDRDSPDGAFYHPHIGKDLENGSDSLFTSPSHSSKNSDSSDDEEITVS